In Massilistercora timonensis, the following are encoded in one genomic region:
- the radC gene encoding DNA repair protein RadC, producing the protein MSQSKNTIQEIPSTERPYEKCKERGAALLSDAELLAVLLRTGTRGENALELARRILYHAGEPGILGIHQFTMEKLLKIRGIGQVKAIQLLCLSELSKRLAKARAQESLCFTSPEAIARYYMEDLRHEKQEVAKLLLLNAKARLIGESDISKGTVNASLISPRELFVEALRRDAVSIILLHNHPSGDPSPSREDVLITERIFRAGELIGIELLDHIIIGNNCYISFRESELLFKKG; encoded by the coding sequence GAGATTCCGAGCACGGAGCGGCCTTACGAGAAATGTAAGGAGAGAGGGGCGGCGCTCTTAAGCGACGCGGAGCTTTTAGCAGTCCTTCTTAGGACAGGCACCCGCGGCGAAAACGCGCTGGAACTGGCACGGCGTATCCTGTATCACGCAGGGGAGCCGGGGATCCTGGGGATCCATCAGTTCACCATGGAGAAACTTCTCAAGATCAGGGGCATCGGCCAGGTCAAAGCCATTCAGCTTTTGTGCCTGTCAGAGCTTTCCAAGCGGCTTGCCAAAGCCCGTGCCCAGGAATCTTTGTGTTTTACGTCGCCGGAAGCCATCGCCCGGTATTACATGGAGGACCTGCGGCATGAGAAGCAGGAGGTGGCAAAGCTTCTCCTTTTAAATGCCAAGGCCCGGCTGATCGGAGAGAGCGATATCTCCAAGGGGACAGTCAACGCTTCGCTGATCTCGCCCAGGGAATTATTTGTTGAGGCTCTGCGAAGAGATGCAGTATCCATCATCCTTTTGCACAACCACCCAAGCGGAGACCCTTCTCCAAGCAGGGAGGACGTCCTGATCACAGAGCGGATCTTCCGGGCAGGAGAACTGATCGGCATCGAACTGTTAGACCATATCATTATTGGCAATAATTGTTATATCAGCTTCCGGGAATCGGAGCTGCTCTTTAAGAAAGGATAA
- the mreC gene encoding rod shape-determining protein MreC, producing the protein MKIKNQSSFPSKYRLFILIAICVILLGIGSVVDSSGPLRFVANYTVIPFQKGISYAGQWMSDVSANFQTMEEMRSENESLQSKVDELTIDNTRLRQEQYELERLRELYKLDENYSDYKKVGARVISNNGTNWFSDFTIDKGSNDGIKVDCNVLAGSGLVGIVTEVGPDYARVRSIIDDASNVSAMMLSTSDLCVVEGSLELIADGRLKFERLPNNDNEIEVGEQVVTSHVSDRFVQGLFIGYVSEIEVDSNNLTRSGYITPAVDFTKLQEVLVITTTKDDLVNAKAEDAATDTEKGE; encoded by the coding sequence ATGAAGATCAAGAATCAATCGTCATTTCCAAGTAAATACCGGCTTTTTATCCTGATCGCCATCTGTGTGATCCTGCTGGGGATCGGCAGCGTGGTGGACAGCAGCGGTCCCCTTCGTTTTGTGGCCAATTACACAGTGATCCCCTTCCAGAAAGGGATCAGCTACGCAGGGCAGTGGATGAGCGATGTGTCTGCGAATTTCCAGACCATGGAAGAGATGCGCTCAGAAAACGAGAGTCTTCAGAGTAAGGTGGACGAGCTGACTATCGACAATACCCGTCTCAGGCAGGAACAGTATGAACTGGAACGGCTGCGGGAACTGTACAAGCTGGATGAGAATTATTCCGATTACAAAAAGGTTGGAGCCCGCGTTATTTCCAACAACGGAACCAACTGGTTCAGTGATTTTACCATAGACAAGGGAAGTAATGACGGGATTAAGGTGGACTGCAATGTGCTGGCGGGAAGCGGCCTGGTGGGCATTGTAACTGAAGTGGGCCCGGATTATGCAAGAGTTCGTTCGATCATTGACGATGCCAGCAATGTGAGCGCCATGATGCTTTCTACCTCCGACCTTTGCGTGGTAGAGGGAAGTCTGGAACTGATCGCCGACGGAAGGCTGAAATTCGAACGACTGCCCAACAACGACAATGAGATTGAAGTGGGAGAGCAGGTAGTGACTTCCCATGTCAGCGACCGATTTGTACAGGGGCTTTTTATTGGATATGTCAGTGAGATCGAAGTGGATTCCAATAATCTGACCCGGTCCGGTTACATCACGCCTGCGGTGGATTTCACCAAACTCCAGGAGGTCCTGGTTATTACGACCACAAAGGACGACCTGGTAAACGCAAAAGCAGAAGATGCAGCGACGGATACGGAAAAAGGAGAATAG
- a CDS encoding rod shape-determining protein: protein MARNTYGLDLGSYEIKVYDKKQDTIWKEKDVIAIRDKKEIFAVGDEAYEMYEKAPANIEVIFPMKDGVISRFNDMQFLLQNLLKKDRQFARGSEYVIAVPTDVTEVEKKAFFDLVIHSTARAREVNIVERAIADAVGLNLDVENTKGLFIANFGGETTELSVLAGGGMVLNRLVKIGGTTFDQALVNLIRHSHDFLIGHPTAETLRRRFGVYTGETEASLTVAGRDLITGVPMQKPISMSTVRASLRDPLLECVRSILSLLDRTPPEVRTAIYANGIYLTGGIANMPGLDTYIEKGTGITTRVAPQPDICAVTGLKKIIMSKELRQLAYSMLDENYRWMR, encoded by the coding sequence ATGGCCAGAAATACCTACGGACTGGATCTTGGTTCCTATGAGATCAAAGTCTATGATAAAAAGCAGGATACCATCTGGAAAGAGAAAGACGTGATCGCCATCCGCGACAAGAAGGAGATCTTTGCGGTGGGAGACGAAGCTTATGAGATGTATGAGAAGGCTCCGGCGAATATCGAAGTCATTTTCCCCATGAAGGACGGGGTGATCTCCCGGTTCAATGACATGCAGTTTCTTCTGCAGAACCTGCTGAAGAAAGACCGGCAGTTCGCCAGGGGTTCCGAATATGTGATCGCAGTTCCTACCGATGTGACGGAAGTGGAGAAGAAGGCGTTCTTCGACCTGGTGATCCATTCCACTGCCAGGGCAAGGGAAGTCAACATCGTAGAGCGGGCTATCGCCGATGCGGTAGGTCTTAACCTGGATGTGGAGAATACCAAAGGACTCTTTATCGCCAATTTCGGCGGGGAGACTACAGAATTGTCTGTCCTGGCCGGAGGCGGAATGGTGCTGAACCGGCTGGTGAAGATCGGCGGTACCACCTTTGACCAGGCGCTGGTCAACCTGATCCGCCACAGCCATGACTTCCTGATCGGGCATCCCACTGCTGAGACGCTTCGCAGGCGGTTCGGCGTGTATACCGGGGAGACAGAAGCTTCCCTTACAGTGGCGGGACGGGATCTGATCACCGGTGTCCCCATGCAGAAGCCCATCTCCATGAGTACGGTGCGGGCTTCCCTGCGGGATCCTCTGCTGGAATGTGTCCGCTCCATCCTTTCTCTTCTGGACCGGACGCCGCCGGAGGTGCGGACGGCCATCTATGCCAACGGGATCTATCTTACCGGCGGCATCGCCAATATGCCGGGACTGGATACCTACATTGAGAAAGGAACCGGCATCACCACAAGAGTGGCGCCCCAGCCGGATATCTGCGCGGTGACCGGACTTAAGAAGATCATTATGTCCAAAGAACTAAGGCAGCTGGCTTATTCCATGTTAGATGAGAATTATAGGTGGATGAGATAA